In one archaeon BMS3Bbin15 genomic region, the following are encoded:
- a CDS encoding ZPR1 zinc-finger domain protein, giving the protein MGSVLCPACSSSGVLLDFHVHTIPYFGEVMESILVCKDCNYRHVDVQILENKEPCRYILEVSCEEGMSVRVVRSSMGRIIIPKLGVEISPGGDSQGFISNIEGVLDRVSMAVRTATHWSDDEEKKMKAEILLGRIDDIKDGKEKVTVIIEDTSGNSAIISDKAIKEKI; this is encoded by the coding sequence ATGGGTAGTGTATTATGTCCTGCCTGCAGCTCATCAGGGGTACTGCTTGATTTTCATGTCCACACCATTCCCTACTTTGGTGAGGTAATGGAGAGTATTCTGGTATGTAAAGACTGCAACTACAGGCATGTGGATGTTCAGATACTTGAGAATAAAGAACCCTGCAGGTATATTCTCGAGGTGAGTTGTGAGGAAGGCATGAGTGTAAGAGTTGTACGTTCCAGCATGGGCAGGATAATCATACCCAAGCTCGGAGTTGAAATTTCTCCGGGTGGTGACTCACAGGGTTTCATATCAAATATTGAAGGTGTGCTTGATAGGGTTTCCATGGCAGTGAGGACAGCCACGCACTGGTCAGATGATGAGGAAAAAAAGATGAAGGCAGAAATACTTCTTGGTAGGATAGATGATATTAAGGATGGAAAGGAGAAAGTTACTGTAATTATCGAAGACACATCAGGTAACAGTGCAATAATCTCTGATAAAGCAATAAAGGAGAAAATATGA
- the merB gene encoding alkylmercury lyase, which yields MEQIGEAVRGRIGEAELSHLENEIRKCILRGFARGGRAPAPEEIAAELVLPIDTVSKTIEKLGNADILLSKGGHIISAYPFSAVETRHRVIFEDGHEVYALCATDALGIHFMLGDNITILSRCPECEDEIRIVVKEGRITSATPEDAVEFVGDRERCGCTAETMCPFINFFCSQEHLEAWRLKNLEYRDGEIYSPNEALEYGRSIFGDFVK from the coding sequence ATGGAGCAAATCGGAGAAGCGGTGAGAGGTCGGATAGGGGAGGCAGAATTAAGCCACCTTGAGAACGAAATCCGGAAATGCATACTGAGGGGGTTTGCGAGAGGAGGCAGAGCCCCTGCCCCTGAAGAAATTGCGGCAGAGCTGGTTCTGCCCATTGACACAGTCAGCAAAACTATAGAAAAGCTTGGAAATGCCGACATTCTGCTGAGTAAAGGAGGTCATATTATATCCGCGTATCCTTTCTCAGCTGTTGAAACGCGTCACAGGGTGATTTTTGAGGATGGGCATGAGGTCTATGCTCTCTGCGCCACCGACGCTCTTGGTATTCACTTCATGCTGGGTGATAATATAACCATACTCTCAAGATGCCCGGAATGCGAAGATGAGATTAGAATTGTAGTCAAGGAGGGCAGGATAACCTCTGCAACCCCTGAGGATGCTGTTGAATTTGTTGGTGATAGGGAGAGGTGCGGATGCACAGCGGAAACCATGTGCCCTTTCATCAACTTCTTCTGCTCCCAGGAGCATCTGGAGGCGTGGAGATTGAAAAATTTAGAATACAGAGATGGGGAGATTTATTCACCAAACGAAGCCTTGGAATACGGCAGGTCTATATTTGGAGATTTTGTAAAATAA
- the egsA_1 gene encoding glycerol-1-phosphate dehydrogenase [NAD(P)+] yields MKLPREVIIGKNVLERVPEVCDELRLGKKVLIVTGETTYRIAGGRLASLMNDNFEVEMEKIGEASEESVKNVVDISKKIKADFIAAAGGGRVIDVAKLASKIAGLEFVSIPTAASHDGIASAIASIKNSRGVTSRAAEPPIAVVADTDIIKSSPYRLLASGCGDVISKYTSVKDWMLARQVKDEEISEYSIAMSEMAAEIIVHAENEIPQRGEAAIRKVIKALISCGVAMSIAGSSRPASGSEHKFSHALDILAEKPALHGEQCAVGSIMTMYLHGGDWCAVRDALKNIGAPTTAEELDIDSRLIVDALVSAKKIKPHRYTILEHLNIDKDKAEKAAIYTGVIE; encoded by the coding sequence ATGAAACTTCCCAGAGAGGTAATCATTGGAAAGAATGTGCTTGAAAGAGTACCTGAAGTATGCGATGAGCTCAGATTGGGAAAAAAAGTTCTCATTGTAACTGGTGAGACAACTTACAGGATAGCCGGCGGAAGGCTTGCCTCTCTTATGAATGATAACTTCGAGGTTGAGATGGAGAAGATTGGAGAGGCCAGTGAAGAAAGTGTTAAAAATGTGGTTGATATTTCAAAAAAGATTAAAGCAGACTTCATTGCTGCTGCCGGTGGAGGCAGGGTAATAGATGTTGCAAAACTTGCATCGAAAATTGCAGGTCTTGAATTTGTGAGTATTCCCACAGCAGCAAGCCATGACGGCATAGCCAGTGCAATAGCTTCAATAAAAAACAGTAGAGGAGTAACTTCAAGAGCTGCCGAGCCTCCAATTGCTGTTGTTGCTGACACAGACATAATAAAATCTTCTCCATACAGATTATTAGCAAGTGGATGCGGCGATGTAATCTCAAAGTATACTTCGGTAAAAGACTGGATGCTCGCCAGACAGGTGAAGGATGAAGAGATAAGTGAATATTCTATTGCCATGTCAGAAATGGCAGCAGAAATTATTGTTCATGCAGAAAATGAAATACCTCAAAGAGGAGAGGCTGCTATCAGAAAAGTTATAAAAGCTCTTATTTCATGTGGAGTTGCCATGAGCATTGCAGGCTCATCAAGACCTGCCTCAGGCTCAGAGCACAAGTTCAGTCATGCTCTGGACATACTGGCTGAGAAGCCAGCTCTTCACGGCGAACAGTGCGCTGTAGGGTCAATAATGACGATGTACCTTCATGGGGGAGACTGGTGTGCAGTAAGAGATGCCCTGAAAAACATAGGCGCTCCAACAACTGCAGAGGAGCTTGATATTGATAGCAGGCTGATTGTGGATGCTCTTGTCAGTGCAAAGAAGATAAAACCACATCGATATACTATACTCGAACATCTCAATATTGATAAAGATAAAGCAGAAAAGGCTGCAATATATACAGGAGTGATTGAATGA
- a CDS encoding thioredoxin, producing MKGRKLNPVLILFILVAVFFVVYNLYPLFGGNNPGELKNLNNQSYSSKTPVIYYFWLQCTECESTNKAVSEAAEHYRGKIEFRLINVVTNKNAKSIANMFGVKYVPYLVFLDGNGNLLKKKGGETSYREITEIIENLYPKVKEG from the coding sequence ATGAAAGGCAGAAAATTAAATCCTGTACTTATTCTGTTCATTTTAGTTGCAGTTTTTTTTGTAGTTTATAATCTGTATCCTTTATTCGGTGGAAATAACCCTGGAGAATTAAAAAATTTGAATAACCAGTCATACAGCAGCAAAACACCTGTAATTTACTACTTCTGGCTCCAGTGCACGGAGTGCGAGTCGACAAATAAGGCAGTGTCGGAAGCTGCTGAACATTACAGGGGGAAAATTGAATTTAGATTGATAAATGTAGTAACAAACAAGAATGCTAAATCTATTGCAAATATGTTTGGTGTGAAATATGTCCCATACCTTGTATTTTTAGACGGGAATGGAAATCTACTGAAGAAAAAGGGTGGAGAAACGAGTTACAGGGAAATTACAGAAATTATAGAAAATCTGTATCCCAAAGTTAAGGAAGGATGA
- the glnA gene encoding glutamine synthetase — protein MSSLEEKKQKIFNIVEKKDVAFVKFQFTDVLGVLKSFAIPARELETAIDEGMGFDGSSILGYTPIHESDMIAMPDLDTFTLLPWRPQDKKVGRIVCDILTPEGRPFEGDPRYTLKRTVEDAKKMGYTMNVGPELEFFLFKSMESPEVTDLGGYFDLLPLDTAEDVRRQIIFALESMNIRVEYSHHEVAPSQHEIDLRYTDALTMADNALSYRMAVKAIASQNDLYGTFMPKPIFGENGSGMHTHQSLFTLDGKNAFFDADDKWYLSDTGKQYIAGCLKYAREITLVLAQWVNSYKRLVPGYEAPVYVSWARRNRSAMIRVPLYKPGKEKATRMEFRSPDPACNPYLAFAAMLSAGLAGIKEKLEIPDPIEENIFHMTEARQKELGIGSLPANLGEAMSEFENSELMRNTMGDHVFDSLLLLKKDEWDEYRVQVHDWELEKYYKLL, from the coding sequence ATGAGCAGCTTAGAGGAGAAAAAACAGAAGATTTTTAACATAGTAGAGAAGAAAGATGTAGCTTTTGTGAAGTTTCAGTTTACAGATGTTCTGGGAGTGTTGAAAAGCTTTGCAATACCTGCAAGAGAGCTGGAAACAGCCATAGACGAGGGTATGGGTTTTGATGGAAGCTCCATTCTTGGTTATACGCCAATTCATGAGAGCGACATGATAGCCATGCCAGACCTTGATACATTTACACTGCTACCATGGAGACCCCAGGATAAAAAGGTGGGCAGGATAGTTTGCGATATTCTCACTCCTGAAGGAAGACCGTTTGAAGGTGACCCCAGATATACACTCAAGCGTACTGTTGAAGATGCAAAGAAAATGGGTTACACAATGAATGTGGGTCCAGAACTTGAGTTCTTTTTATTCAAATCTATGGAAAGTCCCGAGGTCACAGATTTAGGCGGATACTTTGACTTATTACCTCTTGACACTGCCGAAGATGTTAGAAGGCAGATTATATTTGCCCTTGAATCGATGAATATAAGGGTGGAGTACTCCCACCACGAAGTAGCTCCAAGTCAGCATGAAATTGACCTGCGCTATACCGATGCCTTAACCATGGCTGATAATGCTCTATCTTACAGGATGGCTGTAAAGGCAATAGCAAGCCAGAATGATTTATATGGTACTTTCATGCCCAAGCCAATCTTCGGAGAGAATGGCTCAGGAATGCATACACACCAGAGTCTATTTACATTAGACGGTAAAAATGCCTTCTTTGATGCTGACGACAAGTGGTACCTCTCAGATACCGGAAAACAGTATATAGCAGGGTGCCTCAAGTATGCCAGGGAAATCACTCTTGTTCTCGCCCAGTGGGTGAACTCCTATAAGAGACTTGTTCCAGGTTATGAAGCTCCTGTCTATGTCTCCTGGGCAAGAAGGAACAGGTCCGCTATGATAAGAGTTCCACTCTACAAGCCAGGAAAGGAAAAGGCCACAAGAATGGAGTTCAGATCACCTGACCCTGCATGTAACCCTTACCTTGCCTTTGCTGCCATGCTAAGTGCAGGTCTTGCTGGAATAAAAGAGAAGCTTGAAATTCCAGACCCCATAGAAGAGAACATTTTCCACATGACAGAGGCAAGGCAGAAGGAGCTTGGAATAGGCAGTCTTCCAGCAAATCTCGGAGAGGCAATGTCTGAATTTGAAAATTCCGAACTTATGCGCAATACAATGGGCGACCATGTATTTGATAGCCTTCTTCTTCTCAAGAAGGATGAATGGGACGAATACAGAGTTCAGGTCCATGATTGGGAGCTGGAAAAGTACTACAAGCTGCTCTGA
- a CDS encoding DNA-binding transcriptional repressor ArsR: MMYESFKLFAGVLSNRTRFDIVMLLMKKEMSVLELCSESGYEQSRVSHNLRCLLNCGFVDVEQQGRRRVYSLNHEMKDLISGMENHIQLYEVRLRKCDILREEGITSIRVER, from the coding sequence ATGATGTATGAATCATTCAAACTCTTCGCAGGCGTGCTATCCAACCGTACCCGCTTCGACATAGTGATGCTGCTCATGAAGAAGGAGATGAGCGTTCTTGAGCTGTGCAGTGAGAGCGGTTATGAGCAGAGCAGGGTATCTCACAACCTCAGGTGTCTCCTCAACTGCGGTTTTGTTGATGTGGAACAGCAGGGCAGGAGGCGTGTTTACAGCCTTAACCATGAAATGAAGGATTTAATATCAGGAATGGAAAATCATATCCAGCTTTATGAAGTCAGGCTGAGAAAGTGCGATATTCTGAGGGAGGAGGGCATAACTTCTATCAGGGTGGAAAGATGA
- a CDS encoding copper exporting ATPase, whose translation MKFEIEVMAEKVCKRCETEGMKVVPLTLGVHVKEEYWDKIDEDFYFCPSQECDVVYFNNVKDVYLTEAEVKTRVGIKEDSEPKPLCYCNRVTDEMLRKAIIEEKCCSTLEGVQEVTNAGKGRWCLTTNPSGRCCEWYLKDIINSYLSQVEVEASEDVKKEKALKRLVLKVTGMTCQGCVGVVRGNLESVGAGKVRVSLSGGKAEMLVPQSDSAEKFVKAVRNAGYEAEVVGR comes from the coding sequence ATGAAATTTGAAATAGAGGTGATGGCTGAGAAGGTTTGCAAAAGGTGTGAAACAGAGGGTATGAAAGTTGTACCTCTAACTCTGGGGGTGCATGTAAAGGAGGAGTATTGGGACAAAATAGACGAGGACTTTTACTTCTGTCCTTCACAGGAGTGCGATGTGGTGTACTTCAACAATGTTAAGGATGTTTACCTCACAGAGGCTGAGGTTAAAACAAGGGTAGGAATTAAAGAAGATTCTGAGCCAAAGCCTCTGTGTTATTGCAACAGGGTTACGGATGAAATGCTCAGGAAGGCGATTATCGAGGAGAAGTGCTGTTCCACTCTCGAGGGTGTTCAGGAGGTTACGAATGCGGGGAAGGGCAGGTGGTGCCTGACAACAAATCCCTCTGGCAGGTGCTGCGAGTGGTATCTCAAGGATATAATAAACTCATATCTGAGTCAGGTGGAGGTTGAAGCTTCGGAGGATGTGAAGAAGGAGAAAGCTTTGAAGAGGCTGGTGCTGAAGGTTACAGGAATGACATGTCAGGGCTGCGTGGGAGTTGTCAGGGGTAACCTGGAGAGTGTGGGAGCAGGCAAAGTCAGAGTGTCTCTCAGCGGGGGTAAGGCAGAGATGCTTGTGCCTCAGAGTGATAGCGCTGAAAAGTTTGTGAAGGCTGTCAGGAATGCCGGGTATGAGGCAGAGGTTGTGGGAAGGTGA
- a CDS encoding transcription factor, which translates to MSNVKIENVVASTSLGQKFDLGLITVSLDKVEYEPERFPGLVYHLDEPKAAALIFGSGKIVCTGAKSIEQATLAIKRTIEKIKGAGIDIKAEPEVVVQNVVATANLHAELNLDAIAIALDNTEYEPEQFPGLVYRMSKPKVVLLLFGSGKMVCTGAKSVNDAEMATENVKKTLQELGLI; encoded by the coding sequence ATGAGCAATGTAAAAATTGAGAATGTCGTTGCTTCAACATCTCTTGGACAAAAGTTTGACTTAGGATTGATAACAGTCAGTCTTGACAAAGTTGAGTATGAGCCTGAACGGTTTCCTGGTCTGGTTTATCATCTGGATGAGCCAAAGGCTGCAGCTTTGATTTTCGGTTCAGGTAAGATAGTATGCACTGGAGCTAAGAGCATTGAACAAGCCACTCTTGCTATTAAGAGGACAATTGAAAAGATAAAAGGCGCAGGTATAGATATAAAGGCTGAGCCTGAGGTTGTAGTTCAGAATGTTGTGGCAACAGCCAATCTCCATGCTGAGCTTAATCTTGATGCTATTGCAATAGCTCTTGATAATACAGAATATGAGCCAGAGCAATTCCCTGGTCTTGTGTATAGAATGAGTAAACCAAAAGTTGTACTCCTGCTCTTCGGTTCAGGAAAGATGGTATGTACCGGTGCCAAAAGTGTAAATGACGCTGAGATGGCAACTGAGAATGTCAAAAAAACCCTTCAGGAGCTGGGTTTAATATAG
- the fkpB_1 gene encoding FKBP-type 16 kDa peptidyl-prolyl cis-trans isomerase, with amino-acid sequence MVFKKRRIGVDDVVLEKGDFVRISYIGKIKDTGDVFDTTIEEVAKEAGIYSDKVTFRSESVIIGAGHVIKGLDEALIGLEVGEKEVIEVPPEKAYGVRDPSMVKTYRLKEFKKHGLKPHPGMTVDIEGKKGRVQNVSAGRVVVDFNSELAGRAVTYEINVEEKVNKLEEKIRLLMERYFSYINGNDSDIKCEGEKAVIFLPDAVRLHSDAFVAKQLLANDIFTHLELKEVEFREIFRKEEEEKEVKEEEEAEVKEEKED; translated from the coding sequence ATGGTATTTAAGAAAAGGCGGATAGGAGTTGATGATGTGGTACTTGAAAAAGGTGATTTTGTCAGGATAAGTTATATAGGAAAGATAAAGGATACCGGTGACGTTTTTGATACAACAATCGAAGAAGTGGCTAAAGAAGCAGGAATTTACAGTGACAAGGTGACCTTCAGGTCTGAATCTGTTATTATCGGTGCAGGACATGTTATTAAGGGTCTGGATGAAGCTTTAATAGGCCTTGAGGTTGGAGAGAAGGAGGTAATTGAGGTTCCTCCTGAGAAGGCGTACGGAGTCAGAGACCCGAGTATGGTAAAGACCTACCGTCTCAAAGAGTTCAAGAAGCATGGATTGAAGCCCCATCCCGGTATGACGGTGGATATTGAAGGAAAAAAAGGCAGGGTTCAGAATGTCAGTGCTGGCAGGGTTGTGGTTGATTTTAATTCTGAGCTTGCTGGTAGGGCAGTTACCTATGAAATAAATGTGGAGGAGAAGGTGAATAAGCTTGAGGAAAAGATAAGGCTTCTCATGGAACGCTACTTCTCCTACATTAATGGTAATGATAGCGATATAAAGTGTGAAGGTGAAAAAGCTGTGATTTTTCTGCCAGACGCTGTCAGGCTACACTCGGATGCTTTCGTTGCCAAACAGCTTCTTGCAAATGACATATTTACCCATCTTGAGTTGAAGGAAGTCGAATTCAGGGAGATTTTCAGAAAGGAAGAGGAAGAAAAAGAAGTCAAAGAGGAGGAGGAGGCAGAGGTCAAAGAGGAAAAAGAGGATTAA